A single window of Mustela erminea isolate mMusErm1 chromosome 4, mMusErm1.Pri, whole genome shotgun sequence DNA harbors:
- the LOC116587945 gene encoding uncharacterized protein LOC116587945 encodes MDGRTRAQPSGSLQPKVMVTGHRLGHRLLLDPSVCDPSLELWACCDPDLSRPVQTRPPAGRCPREADPTGGTGAGAAGWSGLPVPAGLLQPEAAGPTIKARAWCPRQSPGVLGLCHHRSHSWPGTSLVTLRGSEDGGGWGGAGPAAAPPSAPDPRPHLGLERFRPASQTLDGGFTPPGGPGRPSSCGSEIRGTADPHPGRSEADEQDCGWTAWPRRTQAGRLPWGGDMLPSRRPSWSRLPPGWHSRMYGGVHVSGLAPVCRWKSRAGAGSPLPLSPSGHLHPFLRLESSRSRARGTGDRPSEPCTRGSSWPLPCPGSAPAHLLSPGSRWPGSCPSGGPEYSAGGGERTTTRPCAQDISHVSCPCWEGHVGAGAQLRFILEMEGRAGVCCTHTQTARLMPPGLGFLIFSVKGNLECERTRHA; translated from the exons ATGGACGGTCGGACACGCGCACAGCCTTCTGGGAGTCTTCAGCCCAAGGTCATGGTCACTGGTCATCGCCTTGGCCACAGGCTTCTGCTAGACCCTTCTGTCTGCGATCCCTCTCTGGAGCTGTGGGCCTGCTGTGACCCAGACCTGAGCAGACCTGTGCAGACCCGTCCGCCAGCTGGCCGCTGCCCACGGGAGGCAGACCCCACGGGAGGCACGGGGGCTGGAGCCGCAGGCTGGTCTGGACTTCCGGTCCCTGCGGGGCTCCTACAGCCGGAGGCAGCCGGGCCGACCATCAAAGCCAGGGCCTGGTGCCCAAGACAGAGCCCAGGCGTCCTGGGCCTTTGCCATCACAGGTCACACTCCTGGCCTGGGACCTCGCTGGTCACACTGAGGGGATCCGAGgacggcggggggtggggcggagcGGGGCCAGCTGCGGCCCCGCCGTCTGCACCCGACCCTCGTCCGCATCTGGGCTTGGAGAGGTTCCGTCCAGCCTCGCAGACTCTGGATGGCGGCTTCACACCACCCGGCGGCCCGGGGCGTCCGAGTTCATGTGGTAGCGAGATCCGAGGGACAGCTGACCCTCACCCAGGGCGTTCAGAGGCCGATGAGCAGGACTGTGGTTGGACTGCGTGGCCTAGGAGGACACAGGCGGGGAGGCTTCCCTGGGGTGGGGACATGCTCCCCAGCAGGCGGCCTTCCTGGAGCCGGCTgccacctggatggcacagtcgcATGTACGGGGGCGTGCACGTGAGCGGACTAGCGCCTGTGTGCCGGTGGAAAAGCAGGGCTGGTGCCGGGTCTCCCCTGCCTCTTAGCCCCTCTGGGCACCTACACCCCTTCCTGAGACTTGAGAGCAGCCGCTCCAGAGCAAGAGGGACGGGAGACCGTCCCAGTGAGCCCTGCACCCGAGGCTCCTCA tggcctctcccctgcccaggATCCGCACCCGCACACCTGCTGTCCCCTGGATCTAGATGGCCTGGCTCATGCCCGTCTGGTGGCCCCGAGTACTCAGCGGGTGGTGGGGAGCGCACCACCACACGGCCCTGTGCCCAGGACATCTCCCATGTCTCGTGCCCGTGCTGGGAAGGCCACGTGGGTGCGGGAGCTCAACTCAGATTCATTTTGGAGATGGAGGGCAGAGCCGGTGTGTGTTGTACGCACACACAGACAGCAAGGTTGATGCCGCCGGGGCTGGGCTTCCTGATCTTTTCTGTGAAAGGGAATCTTGAGTGTGAGCGCACCAGGCACGCGTAA